In Sus scrofa isolate TJ Tabasco breed Duroc unplaced genomic scaffold, Sscrofa11.1 Contig692, whole genome shotgun sequence, the genomic window GGTGTGCGTGTGCTGTTGCTATGCAAgccaggggaaggaaaaaaatgagtgcCAGGCGGTTGCTCGGCTAGGCCTGCGGCCCTGGGAGGGGAGCCGCTGCTCCTCTGCGCTTCTGCTTTCCAGCAGCTGGCTTCACCTGGCCCTCCCTGAGTGGTACCCGTTACACCCTGTTCCATAAAGCTCTTCCAGGCTTGGTACCTCAAGTGTCACATGTCTAGTCGTGGGTGTGAGAAGACTCAGGGTGACCTGATAACGTGCTAGaggtaaattcatttttttgcacGGAAGTAATCGGGAAACTTGGCCAGGCAGCGTTTTACTGAGTGGGGCAGCTTCTGTCAAGGCATGATGAAGACTGGCAGAGCCTGGGGTGACAGGAGTCTGGGGGTTTTGGTCTGCGCAGACCttctgggagggggtgggagcaaGGCTCTGTGCTGCTAAGGGTCAGGAAGGCCTGTGCGTTTCACTTGCAATCCGTATCTGACTCCTGAAAATAAGGCATTTTTTTCTGTGGATTTGATGTGGAATGAGAGcagctgcatcttttttttctttcttactgcaGGGTTGCAAGCAGCAACTAAAGGGATATTGAAATGTATTTGTAGCGTTTCTTGGGCATTTTTCCAGAGCTTGAGCACATTCAGTTGGAATAAAGCTTCAAGCGCAGCCCCCTTTTTGGAATAGATTTCTGGAGTTTCATGCCATTTATCAAAGAAGCACTCTTCTTTTTCGGAAGTAGGTTTTCAACTTAGCCCTGGCTGAGAGACTGCTGCAAATTAGCGGGAAGAGACCCTAACTGGCTCTGTGCAGAAGttcatatgcagatttttttttttttttttttttttttttgaggaactgcatTGCCACAAAGACACTTGTCATGGCCGCTCTGtcgatttgaaaagaaaaaagaaaaacctggaaattggtattttatatttacctgGGAGtgcatattctttaaaaaaatttttttgggggctATTTAACAATTCCCTGCTTTCAAAATCAGAATTCATGAGGATCCACTGAAGATCTTATTCTTAAAAAGCCTTCGTCACATTTTAAGGCAGCGCCGTCAGCTGCTTTCCCAGGCTCACAGATGGGCTGAACAGGGAAGAAAAAACCATAGCCTAGAATAATAGGTTTCAGAAAGTTCATCTGATCATCTGAAGGAACTGGATTTACCTCTGGCAcaaatgctggggtgggggtgggggtggcgaggGATGGGGAGGTGAAAAACCAAAggttggaagaaaatatctgggaaggtagaaaaaggaaatttgagaaTTGATTGGCTCTAGTGTGCTGTCAGTGGGtgtatgtggtttttttctttttttccttttttttttttttgctacaggAAGTGATTTGCAGTGCTCACCGAGCCTTTGTTGAGAAGGGTCTCCTCTCGGAGTGAGTCATGCTTTTGCTGTGAGCAGCCCCAAGCAGCTGGGCGCTCATCAGAGGAAACTATGACTTTTGCAAAGCAAACGTGCCGCCCTCAGCAGCCAAGTCCGGGGCCGGGGCTGCGCGTCCGCGGCCGTGCGGGGTGTTAGCGGTGGGAGGCCGGCGCCGCTGCTCGCGCCCcccaaccagctgtcccggccgctCCGTCCCGCCCCGGGGACCGCGGCTCGCCTGCTATGCGCGGCAGCCCGCGCCGGGGCCGGCACCTGCAGCGCCCGGGCGGATGCGGCGAGCCCACGGAGGGGCATGCTTCCACGCACCAAGTACAACCGCTTCAGGAATGACTCGGTGACATCGGTGGATGACCTTCTGCACAACCTGTCGGTGAGCGGCGGGGGCAAGGTCTCGGCGGCGCGCGCAGCCCCGGCGGCGGCCCCCTACCTGGTGTCCGGAGACGCGCTGCGCAGGGCGCCCGACGATGGGCCAGGCAGCTTGGGCCACCTGCTCCACAAGGTGTCCCACCTGAAACTCTCCAGTTCGGGCCTCCGCGGCCTGTCGGCGGCCAGGGAGCGGGCGGGCGCGCGGCTCTCGGGCAGCTGCAGCGCTCCCAGCCTGGCCGCCCCGGACGGCAGCGCGCCCCCCGGCCCCCGCGCCCCGGCCATGCGCGCCGCCAGAAAGGGCCGACCCGGCGACGAGCCGCCGCCCCGCGCCCCGCACGCCAACGACCAGGTGCTAGGGGCTGGAGTCACCTACGTCGTCAAGGTGGGTGCGGGCGCGGGCGACAGGGTAGGGAAGCCTGGGCACAGGGGCTTCCGGCACGGTGGGTCGTCTTGGAGGTCAGGAGGTGCGCACTTGTTTGTAGTCAGCTCGCCTGGCAGCGGGGACCAGGCACAGCTAACGCGCCCGTTGCGCATCCATTGGGAGAAGGTTTGAGATCAGTGACCTCAGTGTGTCCTGGTTTCCCTTGGCCCCGCTCCTTTGGCACGTCTTTGCCACCCCACTTGGTCTTGTGTCCAGCCAGTACCCCTCTCAGCATGGGCCGCCATGCCTGGAAACTGTGCTTCAGGCCTACTAGGGTACAGGGGGAAGAACTGGGCAGCCCCAGCTGTGAGAAAGGCAGTTGGTGTCACTACTTCTGCTGTGTTTGCCCCAGGCGGCAGGGTAGGTGGTTTCATTTCTCCCACAGCAAGAATTTCCAGCACCTTGCTGTGCAGGCCAAATGCCATCCTTGCTCTATACCAGACAGGTTGTACTTTCCAGTAAGGTTTTCCTTGGTGCCTGCCTTTCATTCCATACCTCAGTTTTGGTTTACAGCAGCAGAAGGAGAATTGAGGACTATTCTTCCCTGGGGACTGTAGTCTTCCATTTAAATAGGCTAGAGAGAACTGAGCCACAGGCtggaaaggagatttttttcctccaacacaAAGAATTACACAATCCATCTGATGTGGTCCACAAAATTCTTCCCTTATGCAAGTACTCTAtgatatttaaagaacaaatacTCCGCCTAGTTCAGTTGGCCTGTCACATGCTTATTATGTTCCTGGCCGCAGGGCAGCAGAGGGCCACCAGCTGGGCAGACATCCTCCAGACAGGCAGAAGGGGTCAAAACTACATTATTTCAGTCCCATCACCCTGAGACAGggctttttgtttaaaaaaaaaaaagagagagagagagagaaacgcaAACTCTGTCTCCAGTCTGGTCAATCACTTTGAGAAAACTGCAGGCCACCTAGTCCATACGTACTGGCTGCAGACCCAGTTCAAAAAGGCTACAGAccacatcctcaacaaaatgttgTATCTTGGTAGTTTGGAACCAAATACTAAAGGAAACAGTTAACTTTGTGGATTATCTTTAACTACCTAAAAAGTACAAAGGCATGGGATCATCAGTATTAGAAATGGGGCTgcctttttaatttaatcttcattCTTAGCTTCTGAGAATGGATTAATGTATTTTACAGAAGGGATGTAGATCAGCACAAAGTATGCACCGCTGGTTGaggttattaaaaaagaaaaagaatgttcttcTTGTATTCCTCCTTGAAATTATATAACCGGgagccaaaagcaaaaaagaaaagaagaaaaacaaaaccaaaccccaaacTCTGACACCTCTGAGGTTAAGGAGTGATGCTAGAATATATTACCTGTGGCATAGTAGTATAATTGCTGTctaaacgggaaaaaaaaaaaggctacattcGAAATAGGTGGATGTTGGCAAAGCTTTTTATACCTGTCGTCTTGAACGTAGAGGGCAGTTCGCAGAGACTTTTCAAACTTATGCCTTAAAAAATCCTTCCCTTTGCTTAGggcttttcttcttgctttttgaaGGATGAAGGCAGTTCTGTCAGTTGTGGCTGAAGAATGATGAGCTACTAAAACTAGTCTGCTTGCCTGGCCGTTTGGTTGTAACACCCGAAGCAGTAACAGCAGCAGCATTCAAAAAGGCAGAAGGCTAGGTCTGCCCAGAGCCTAGCCTAGGGTTTAGGGTCACTTTGTTGGGCCTCAGGAATGCAGTGTCCTGAGGGCACAAAGCATGGCCGGTGAGTGCTCCCTGCAGTTCCCCCGTCCAGTCCATCTGCAGTGGTGAGTGGTGGAGTTGTAGGAACATAAGCAGAGGCTTCCCTGGAAAATTTGAAATCACACAGTAAAGGAGATTAGACACCAAAGGACAATTTCTTCTGCACAGGTGTGATTCATATTATCACATGGCCCTCTGACTTGCCCATGTTGCACTGAGAACTTCgaatgtattttcttaaaaaaaaatcacagaactggaaaaaaaaaaaatcttagagttcccgttgtggctcagtgggctacgaACCCAAccattatccatgaagatgcaggtttgatccctggccttgctcagtgggttaaggatctggcatttccgtgagctgtggcgtaggtcacagacgtggctcggatcccagaggtcggcagctgcagctccccattccgcctctagcctgggaacctccgtaggctgcaagtgtggccataaaaagaaaaaaaaaaaaaaacaaacaaaaaacaaaccaaaaaaccaaaaaaccgaaacaaaaaacaaaaaaaccccacctcatTTGGTATTATTTGCTGATTTGTGAATAGTTCTATTGGTATCCTGACTTCCTGACTTTAAAAGGTCTGTGGCAGATAGAAAAGGGgcgatctttctttctttttaatttttttttgtctttttgtctttttagggccacacccttggcacatggaggttcccaggctaggggtcaaatcagagctgtagctgctggcgcatagccacagcaacgcgggatccaagctgcgtctgccacctacatcacagctcaccacaacactggatccctaacccaccaagcaaggccggggatggaacccacaacctcattgttcccagtcgagttcgtttctgctgcaccacgatggaaactccctgaatgATAAGCTTTTGATGAAGCTTCCCTACCTCCCCACTCTGTTTTATCTCTGAATATATGCCGTAGTTTTGAGGAATATGTGATAAATATCATTTAAGCAAAGTTGTGCTCATAGGAAACTAGGTCAGCAAACATGTCAAACATGTAGGAGACTGGCTTTCCAGCCATCAGGCTGGTTCTGAAGGGGGACTGAAGCCCACAACCCTTTGCTTGGCTCTGGTGTCTCTGAGCAGGGAAATGGCCCGGACGTGGCCACCTTAAGAGGTCAGCCTGCCTCTGGACATTTCTGTGGGGCTGCACTAAGTAGAGAGGTGGGTTGTGCTGGGTGGGGCTTCTGTGACAAGGGGGACTGGCCCAAGCGAGTGTTGTGGCTGAGGCAGCTCCTTGCCTACCTTACCTGGTGCGCCTGGAAGAAAGGGGTCTGGGAGATGCACCGTGGTCTCAGGCTGTGCCTCCTGGGTCAGGTGCCTGTACTGTGGCTGCGGTCAGGGCCAGACCCTGTGGTGCTGCCGGCCAGAGAATTTTGTGGGGTTCTGAAGGAAGCACCACGAggattcaacattttattttcagtgaaaatagccaagaaaaaaagtttaatggaatttacttttctttttccttcttttttttctttttagggccatacctgaaacatatagaatttcccaggcgaggggtctaattggagctacagctaccagccacagctacagccacagccacagcaatatcagatccgagtcgcgcctgagacctacaccacagctcatggcaacggcaacgccggatcctcaacccgctgagcgaggccagagatcaaacccacatctttgtggatatcatttgggtttgtttcctctgagccaccatgggaactctctggAATTTCTTACTTCAGAAATAAGGTGATTTCAGATGAAATGGCAAGAAATGATAGTTGTGCCTAGTTCCTGGgtaaaggacaagaaaaaatttttttgaattttaacataaaaaatctACAATGTGTAGTGGATAAAGAATGTCTTTATGGTGGAAGGTGCTCAGCTAAAAATGACCTACTGAGTGGGTGGATGTTGgctctgtgtgagtgtgtgagtgtgtgtgtgtaactgcaCAATAGGATGGATACTGaccatggggtgtgtgtgtgtgtgcaatcgTACAATAATCTTACAAATTGCTTTTGACCCTGCAAATTCATAAGTTAATATGAGGCAAGAAAACAACAAATGATTCTTGTCCCCATGTGGTTTCGCCTCTTCGCTCCCTGTCACCAGGGTGATGACAGTGGCCTCCTGATGTATGTCAGTCTCTGCCTCCAGCACTAGGATTGTATTAAAAGAAAGTGAATGGCACTCATTAAACTTGGAGGGTGGGGGGCCAGGAAGCTCCCTGAAAACCACGGGAGTCCAGCCAGGTGCCGGGTCAAAGGCTGACTTTCCAAGGTTTAGGTAGCTCTGTGCTCTTCACCTTGATGGGGAGTCAGGGAGACCCTGACGTTCCTGGGGGGGGGAGAGGACCAGTCGCTGCTCTTCTTGGGGGGCTGGCATCGTCTTGCATCTTCCTGACTCTCTGTAGTATCCGGCTGGGATCAGTCTCTGCTCTGGCAGATGACGGCAGCTCAGGGCATCCGTGGTCTTTGGTCCTCGGAGTCTGTGCTCAGACCTGGCTTGCCTCTCCACGGGAGAGGTCTGGTGAGTTCCACCACCTTGTAGGGGAGGGCTGGGTCTCTGGCCATGACCCTGTCTCCTCAGGAACTGCAGGGAAACACCGATGCcagaggagcaggtgcagagaaGGGTGAGCCCAGGGGCTGGAACTTCAGCTTATTGCAGGCATTCCTGATGCCCAGTGGTGTTGGAATATCCAAAACCCCTCAAAGCCAAggctttctgagaaaaaaaaaaaatgttcaaagagcTGGTGATGAGACTGCCTCTTTTAGGCTTGAAGCCATCCCGGTGTGTTGTCTGAAATGTGTCGTTTCCTCAAGGGAAGACCCTTTCCTCACTCTTGTCTATTGAATGGTCGGAAAAAGCAGGACAGCTTTCATTCcagattttaagaatttaaacTTGTATGAACCCTGCAAACTCGGTGGAACTGGACCTTGACCCAACCTCACACCAGCACTGTTCTTTGCTGGGATCCTTCTGACCAACTTTATTTTAACAAAGTCCATTAGATATAATTGTCTGACTGTCTAGAGGGACTGCTAGATCAGGTTCAGTcctattgctttttgttttgcaaatattcaGCATTTCCAATCCCCCTTGCCCATAGAGATAGGCTATGCTTCAAAACAAATCGTGAAAAATTACAACATCTAGCTCTGTGGATGGCAGACTAGCCCTTGATCTGgttttcagcagaaacactgTGTAATAAGGGCCCCTGAGCTCGCCCCCAAAGAGGGAGTAACATTGCTTTTACTTCTTGGGATAACAGTGAAAACGCGACTGTTTGGAGTGTTCTTCATGGGGAAGAGCCAGCCCCCTTCATGACATGTCAGTCCTCCTGGAGGTGGGCACAGTTCTTTTGGTGCCAGGGGTAGAGAGAGATGAGGGAAAACTGCCAGGAGACCACCTTGGTGGTGGGGATGAAGCAATCCAGGAGGGCTTCTCCGAGGAGACGTCACTGAAGTGGAGCTCTAGATATTCAGGAAGATGGATGGGACTGGTGTGCAGATGTGTtagtgcatgagtgtgtgtgtgtgcgtcccATCCGAGGAGGAGGAGATAGAAATGGAGAGGGTTCTGTGTAGCCAAAGTGTATTGAGTCAGGGGGAGGATCCCGAGGGGATGGCCAGCACCAGTTAAGTGCATTGGAAAACACTGTAGAGTTTCTGAAAGACTCTTCTGTCTTCTGTGTGGAGAACAGATCGGAAAGGCAGGGATGAAAGTAGAAGCCGTTGGGAGACAATTAGGAGGGATGATGTTGGCTTGGACCAGTGACAGGGGCCAAAGGCCAGTGGTGTACATTGAGCCCAGATCTGTCTTGCTTACTGTCCATGGAACATGCCCAGCTACTGTTTCAtagcctgttttttgttttgttttggctgtgcctgcagcatgtggaagttctcagtcctGAATTGGGACTGAACTCTGGACAATTCTgtccagtgacaacactggatccttaacccactgagccacaagggaactcctcatagccTCTTAAATGAAACAGGTCTCAACCTGGGTTCACGACCTTTCCCACTTGCATTCTGTTTCTCAGTTAATGGTGTCACTCATCCAATTCCCAAACCTGAGACCTCAGACCCATTCTTGCATGCCTGCTTTTCCTAAACCCATTACACTACTTTGGTTACTAAACTATCTAAACTATCATTCCTACTCAGTagagtttcaaatattttttctttccctttccttttgtcCTAATTCATGCCTTTACCACTTCTTGCTGTGATTATTTCAATAAACTAACTGGTCTTCAGATGACTGCTTTGGGAAAAACGCTTCTTTTTAAATTGGGTAAAAAATATGATATAGACTTAGATGTTTAAAAGTTTCCCCTCATCtgctttcctttctaattttcttcctcttagaGATAATCACTGTCACTTGTTTGCTGCTTATATTtctagacacacacatacacacttttcttcttcctttctcttgtcttttcgttttcctttctgttccacAAAGCAAAGCATTCTATGTACATTGTTCTGTGGCTTGCTCTTTTTATTTCGTATGCCTTGGAAATCTTTCAGTATTAGTGCCTATAATTCTGCTTCATTACTTTTGGCATTTGCTTAATATTCGTATGTGTGGAGACggtaatatttatttaaacaattcCCTACTGTTAGGTATGTAGATAGTTTCCAGTATATCCCAGGGAGTAAAATAACGAGCATTCTTTTACATGCCTCTTTCCACTTGGACAAATATTTTTGCCTCTGTGTACAAGTTTTAccttatatttatcttttttttccctattgcaTTGGTGGGACCTAGAGTATAAGGAATGAGTCTCTTGAtgaaggtgactttttttttttttttttttttttttggtctttttgctatttctttgggctgctcccgcggcatatggaggttctcaggctagggggtcgaatcggagctgtagccaccggcctacgccagagccacagcaacgcgggatccgagccgcgtctgcaacctacaccacagctcacggcaacaccggatcctaaacccactgagcaagggcagggaccgaacccgcaacctcatggttcctagtcggattcgttaaccactgcgccacgacgggaactccgtagggGACTTTTTCACTCCTGGCTACAAAGTGAGTCCTCTGTACCTACCTGTAAAGGAAGACATTTACTATCATATACACTTTTACCAACATTTCCTACAACCCTGGctttccaaattttttaaaacatgttttatcatgagttttattttttccattatagctggtttacagtgtcctgtcaactttctactatacagcatggtgtcccagttacacatacatgtatacattcttttttctcccattatcatgctccatcacaagtgaccagacatagttcccagtgctatacagcaggatcccatggcCTAtgcatcccaaaggcaatagtttgcatctattaaccccaaattcccagtccatcccactccctccccctcccccttggcaaccacaagtctgttctccatgaccatAATTTTCTCAAATTCGTAATCAGCATTCTAGTGAGATAAATGTATaagtttcaccttttttttttctgttaatgtggtgaatcatTTATCTTTGTAAAATACATGTCTCATCTTTCTAATTAAAAGCTCTCTGTTGCTTGCCTTTGCTTCTAGAATTCAATCCAAACTCCTTATTATGACACACAAACTCTTCTGGTTTGGCTTCAGTTTAACTCTTGAGCTTTATCTCTTGCTCATCAATGCCCAATATTTCAGCCACATGAAACAACTTGTTTTCCCCAACAGCTGCCCCTCTGGTCTTAGCTCAGATTCTCCCACTCTGGACCCCTTTTCTCTACTCCATCTTGGCCTGGAATAACTCtgttagctttctttctttccttccttttttttttttggctttttagagctgcatatggaagttctcaggctaagggctgcactggagctgcagctgccagccttcagcacagccacagcaataccagatccttaacccactgagtgaagccagggattgaacccacatagtATCATGGATAGTAGTCTGAATCTCAATGGGAGCTCCCTCTGTTAGCTTTCGAAACTCAGCAgctcttccctcctgcctctctgctgAGGGCAGAGTTCATGTTCGCTCCTCAGGATCTGTACAGCCTTGTGTGTTTGTCTTTGTGCTCATCATTTCAATCCATGCTGAGTAGGAGCCTACCAGATGCCTGTCACTGGGGCCCCTGAGACTCCATGATGAATTAAATGGTTCCTGCTTTCACGGAAGTCATTCTCCAAGGtgaggtggggtgtgtgtgttatgtgtgtgatAGAAAGTCATGAACTGTAGAAAAGGTGGCTCTTCCCAAAACTTCCCCAGGGAAAGAACCTGTGATAAACACTTAACAGATGGAGGAATCAGGGTGGCTGTGGGGCACTGAGGAATGTGACAGAGCAAAAGAGATTGGTCAGGAGGGTGACCTCTGGGCCTGTTTGTATATTGTTGGTGATTAAGGCTGTAACTTCAAAGAGGCACGTTTGAAAtctcttctatttaaaaatttcgTTCTAATTGTCCTTTCCATGAACTGGTATGTATATGACACAGCCCACGCAAAGTCTTTACAGGctgtttcatagatgagaaacATTATTAGCAGACCCATGAAGTCTGTTTTTATGGCTGTTTTTCTTTAAAGCTAATTGCAGAAGAATTTCAGTAAGAATCAGCTTTAACGAGAGCTGTGGATAATCATTATTAACTTAAAACATTGCATAGCCAGATTTCACCAGGATGTTTCTAAACAGAGAGTGAAACTGCTAAACCCTTCCATGTGCTCCTACCTCTAATTAAAGTGCATGGATTTCTGAAAAGAATGAGGCAAAATGAATGTATCAACAAGTATTTTTCGAGGGCTCAATTACTTGCCCTGTCCCGTGGAAGATATTGTAGATTATGAAAGAGGTACAGGGCGGGTTTCCAAAAAGAACTGGTGATCCAGTTGAGCAGGAAAAGCTGCtccctttttaaatgaaagcaaaacacTCCTGTTCAATAAGGTGCCAATGGCATGGTGAGAGACTGGCGGTGGCTGGGGTTATCAGGAAAGGCTTTTCCAGAGAGGGTGGGTTTTTTCCCAGGGTCCTGAAAGATTGTTCAGATcagggtgggtggaggggtggagggCTTCCAAGCAGGAGAATCAGAGTGAGAAACGCTTTGGAGGTGGGAGTGGGCACGGCGTGTGACTAGGGCATGGGAAAGACATCCCGCTGCAGACTGGCCACGGTCAGAGGGAAGCCGAGATGTCGGCTGCCATTTGTCAGTAACAGCCTCTTGGAGTCAGGATGCTGCCAGTTTAATGGAGAGATCCGTCCACACTGGTCCTTGCTGCATTGccctccctgacctccctccACGTGGCTGATGTTGGCAGGTCTGATCTCCTTCTCTGCCAGGTGACAGTCCCTGAGGTCCTCGAAGTATGTTTCCCCCACTTTCTCCTCTCCAGGCTAAAGATTTCTCACTTAAGTCAACAGTCTTGATCTCACCATATCCTAGATTGTCTTATGTAGTTGTATCTTAGTTTGTCAACTAAATTTAAGAGATTTTGCTCATGTAAAGTGTTTGGTGGAATTGAATTTCCGGCTTGGGTTGGTGTATATTCTATTGTTAGAGTCATTTGGGTCTTAGGTTTATATGCCTCCATGACGTATAATGACAGAGATATATTCATCTTTGTCTAAGCTacagctgctcttttttttttccaagaaagaatGATAGGGCTTTCTTTATGACTTCTTTGGTATAATCCACAAGCAGTATTATTGATGGTTTTCAGAGTCACACTTCCTTTTATCAAAAAGCTCAATGTAGACTCAACCCCCGCCTCCAGCCTCCACTCTCCTACCCACCCCTGCTCACTAGAGCCCTCTCAACTATTGTGAGCTTCTAACCATCAGCCTCTGTCATCGAAACTCAGAACCGCAATTAAGAAGGCCAGTGGCATCATCACCGGGAATCATGTCACTTGTAAAAGAAAGTGAATGTCTCACAATAGAATGATGGAGTAAGTTCTGGTGCCTTCACACCATGCAGTAACATGCAGATATTTAAAACAATGTGTTAGAGTTTGATTATGGTTGACTGGGAAAGATTTTCACAAGGCAGTATTGGCATGATGCAACAATGTGTGTGTAATATGAACTGATGCTTATAACAGAAACAAGTACAGAAATGCTTATATATATCTGCAGTTATAGTTGGAGACTTCCACAGTGCACTCTGAGTAATCGATAGGCTTCTGTGCTGAAAATCAGCAAGAACATACAAAACCGAACAACGTAATCAACCTACAGAATCTAGTAGACGTACGTAGAGTGCTCCAAGAAACTGTggcagaataaacatttttatcaagtgcccatggaacaaCTACCCAGCTcaagccataaaacaaacaaatctaaCCAAGTTTAAAATAATTGGAATCAGAGTATGCTCTCTGACCAAAAGGCttcaaattagaaatcagtaaggAAGGACAACCGGAAAATAGTCAAACACTTGAAAATTAAGCAACATGCCTAAAAATAATCTATGGGACAGAGGACAAATTTCAAAGGAAACTTAAAAGTACATagaattgaatgaaaatgaaactatGTCATATCGAAATATCTGGGACGCAGCTAGAATGGTGCCAATAGGGAAATTGCTtattttggaagagaaaagagtTCTCCAAGCAATAATCTAGTATCTAgctcaagacattttttttttttttttgtcttttgctatttattgggccgctcccgtggcatatggaggttcccaggctaggggtcgaatcggagatgtagctgccggcctacgccagagccacaacaacgcgggacccgagccacgtctgcaacctacaccacagctcacggcaacgccggatcgttaacccactgagcaagggcagggaccgaacccgcaacctcatggttcctagtcggattcgttaaccactgcgccacgacgggaactccaagacatttgttttttaaataatgagttttattttttccattatagctggtttaccagtgttctgtcaatcttctgctgcacagcaaggtgacccagtcacacatacatgtatacattcttttttttttcacattatcatgctccatcacaagtgactagatatagttcccagtgctatacaacaggacctcattgcttatccattccaaaggcaatagtttgcatctgttaaccccaaattcccagtccatcccacaagactttttttttttttttttttgcttttcatggccacatctgtggcatatggaggttcccaggctaagggtcgaatcagagccacagctgccagccacagccacagccacagccacagcaatgccagatccaagccacgtctgcaacctacaccacagctcatggcaacgctgcatccttaacccactgagcaaggccggggattgaacctgcaacctcatggttcccagtcggattagtttctgctgcatcacaatgggaactccccacaagacattttaaaaaaggacaaaataaagccAAAGCAAACAGCAAGAAGGAAATaacagataaaagcagaaatca contains:
- the LOC102165831 gene encoding SHC-transforming protein 3 isoform X1, coding for MLPRTKYNRFRNDSVTSVDDLLHNLSVSGGGKVSAARAAPAAAPYLVSGDALRRAPDDGPGSLGHLLHKVSHLKLSSSGLRGLSAARERAGARLSGSCSAPSLAAPDGSAPPGPRAPAMRAARKGRPGDEPPPRAPHANDQVLGAGVTYVVKYLGCIEVLRSMRSLDFSTRTQITRWSRIRLQRVAQIAEELPV
- the LOC102165831 gene encoding SHC-transforming protein 3 isoform X2; its protein translation is MLPRTKYNRFRNDSVTSVDDLLHNLSVSGGGKVSAARAAPAAAPYLVSGDALRRAPDDGPGSLGHLLHKVSHLKLSSSGLRGLSAARERAGARLSGSCSAPSLAAPDGSAPPGPRAPAMRAARKGRPGDEPPPRAPHANDQVLGAGVTYVVKYLGCIEVLRSMRSLDFSTRTQITS